TCGCTCGACGTGAGTGTACAGGCGCAGATGTTGAACCTGTTGCGCGACCTGCAAGCCGAGCGAGGCCTTTCGTATCTGTTCATCACGCACGACCTCGCTGTGGTGCGGCATTTGGCCGATCGTGTCGCAGTCATGTACCTCGGTGAGATCGTCGAGACGGGCCCGGCCACAGAGGTGTTGGAGGCGCCGCTGCATCCCTACACCGTTGCGCTAGTCGCCGCGGTGCCGCGCATTGGGGCGGACGGGCGGCGCCGCATTGTGCTGGCGGGGGATGTGCCCTCCCCCATCGCACCACCCCCCGGCTGCCGGTTTCACCCTCGGTGCCCCCACGCAATGGCGCACTGCCGCCTGAAACCGCCGCCGTGGTTCGGTGCCAGCGGCGATCGGAGGGCGCGCTGCTGGCTCCTCGAAGCGTCTACATCTCGGCCGCCGGACGAGCCCCCGGCCGGGAACGTCACCGTTCAGGCCGCGCAATAAGCTGCGAAACGGACCGTCCCGGCGCAACCACGGCGCTCAGTCGTTCACGCCAGGAAACGAAACCAGGGGGGCAGCCGGCCGACCGTACCACTAGCGGCGAAGCGTCGGCGGTGTCCGGTCTTCCACAAACCCCTCGTTGTCTCGAAGGACCGCATTCGCCTGGTTCATCAGCTTCGCGCCGCCTTTCGCAGTGCAACGGTTGCGTTCGACCACGACCTCCGACGCCGGCTCGCCGCCCACCTGAATCGGTCCGCTGGTCACGTTCTCCGCGATTCGCACCCGGCGGATCGGATGGCGGGACTTGTTCCGGTCGGCAACGACCATGATGTTTGGCACCTGGTTACGTTCCACCACCAGGCCGTCAATTCCGCCGGTCTTGTAGATCGAGATGTAGGTGTTGCCGCGGTTCCCGATCAGCGCGCTATCCAGCACGGTCGAGTTGCAGTGGTCTTCGTGCATGAGACCTTCGCCGTCGTTGATGAGATACTTGCGGTCATACGCCCAGTTTCGGTGCACTTCGTAGTCGTTATCCTCAACCCGCCATCGCCAGCCGCGCATTTCCACCGCGCGGTTGTCGTTCGTTGAAGCGCCGGTGGTGGTTTGCCGGCCGGTGGTGGTGGGCCGCCACACGTCTCGGGCGAAGCGGATCACGTTGCCGCGGCACATCACGCCATCGCCGGCGAAGCCGACGCCCATCCGGCCGCTCAGCCAGATGTAGTTGTCCGCAATCACAAGGCCACGTCGGAAACCGTGCGGATGAGTCTGCGGTGTGCCGTCGGGTCCCTCGGCGCCCGCCCCGCCCAGCGAGAAATGGTTCACGTAGATGCCAGGACGGTTGTCGTAGTCAAAGATAACTCCGTCCACCTCGATGGTTTCGTTCTTGTGCCGCAGCCGATATCCGTTCATCGTGAAGTGCGCGTCGCTGGGAGGCAGGCGGTTGTTAGCGACGAGGACATCACCGGCGGCTTCGATCTCGATCGCGGCGGCGTGGCGGGCAGTGAAGCGCTGCCAGCCATGCTGGCCGATCGTCCGATCGGGGACCTCAGGATCGGCTGCGGCGGCATGCCGCAATATGCAGCCATAGACGAGCCGGCCGGGGCGGCTCCGGTGGCCCTCCGCCTCACGCCAGTGAACGCGGGCGTGCTCAATGTGGAGATGCACCAGACCGCAGCCGGCGCCATTCTCAGGGTTCGCAAGTTCGATGACTTTGAATGCGGAATCCGTCGGCGCCCCGTCCCCCGTGGGCTGAAAACGGTACGCTGGAAACTCTAGCCTCGTGGCCAGCCGATAGCTGCCGTCCCGTGCGTCGTTTCGCTCCGGCGGAGCGCCGCGAAGGATCACACCGTCCAGCAGCCGGATGGAATCGCGGAATCGGTAGACACCGGCCGGCAAGAACACCACTCCACCGCCGAGTTCGGCGGCTCGCCGCTGCGCGTTGTTCAGACGTTCGTCGTCGGTAGCGCCCGGCATGTCCGCGAGGTTCACCACTCGGTCCCATGGGAGACGTGCGACCCAGTCCAGCCCATACCGCGCCGCCGGGTTGTCCGACGGCACAGCCGGGGCACTCGCCTTCACGCGAGGTTGGTAGAGCAGACTCAGCGCAGCAGCGCCCTTCAGAAAACGACGACGGTGCAGCATCTCTCACCCCTGCCGCGGTGTGCGGCGAACGCAGTTCAACACGCGCGGAGCGCCTACCGGAGCCGGCGTCGCAATATGAGGAGTAGGCCGATCAGGCCGGGCACGGTGAGGGTACCCGGCTCCGGCACGACGGTCAGCGTCACGCTATTCGCATAGCCGGAGAGCGTTCCGTAGTTGATCTGGAACTGGTTCGCGCCGGCGGTGAACACCGTGCCGTCCGGCATGCCGCTGAAGGTGGAGGTGTCAATGGTTCCCCAGCCGCTGATGATCGGGAAAACCGTGAGCAGGGGCAGCGGTGTGGGCGAGATCACCGACAGCGTTGCCCCTCCGAGCGTGAGGGTTGACGTGGACTGCATCGCGAGAACGTCGTACTGACCGGCCAACGGACCGAGAATCTCCGCTTCAAAGATGGTGCCTGATGCCATGGTCACATTGCCGGTCACCGTCAGCGTTCCGGGGCTGGCACCAGGGGCCAGCGTGCTGTTCGCGTCGGCAGCCAAGAGATGGCCACCAATCAGGCCGGTCCCCTGAAGTCGACCACCGTTCACCACGGCGACCGCGGGCGACCCCGCGAGCGAACCGTCGACCTGCAACACGCCGCCGCTCACGACGGTGAAGCCGCTGTACAGACCAACGAAGTTGGTGCCCAGGATCTGGGTGCCGGCGCCCGACTTGATCAGACCCATCACACGGCCCGCCGCACCATCGGTCATCGCGCCTTCGAACTGATAGGTTCCGGAGCCGGGCGCAACCACGAGCATGCCGGTAGAGATCCCCGACCCCGCAATCCAGGCCGACACTGCACCGGCGCCTGAGAGACCGCCGATCGTGTCCATGGAGTTGGCCGTGCCGCCGGCGATCAGGCGCCCGTAGGCGTTCACGACGACGTCGTTGCCATTCGCGGCATTGAAGTGGAAGCGCGCCGCGCCACCGTTGATCCAAATGCCACCGGTGAAGGTGTTGAAGATGTTCGTGATGTTCAGTGTCTGGGAGGTTCCCATGATCACCAAGCCGGCGGTGCCGGTGATCTTCGAACGCAGGTGCGCCTGCGCCGCGGCGTTGTAAGCGCCGATATAGGCTGGCACGTTACCAAAATTCAACGTGCCGTCTCCTTGGATCGTTTGGGATGTCAGCAGCAAGCCGCCGCTGCCGATCGTCAGCGTGACACCAGGGTTCAGAGTGAGTGCCTGTCCGAGCCGAAGCGCGTAGATCGTTTTCGAGCTCGTGAGCGTCTGCGCTGAAGCGCCGATATTGACCAGGTCGGTGGGGCCGGCGGTGTTGATGTCGGTGCTGGTGTAGGTCGCCGGCACGATGCGATTGGTCACCGTCGCGCCGTACGTCACGAAATGCCCCAGCGCGTTTCCACCCTCGTAGGTTTGGATGGACGGCGGCAGCATGCCGTTGGTCACCGCCGGCCGTGCGCCGCCGGTCTGGATCGCAATCGAGTTCAGCGATGCTGACTCGCCCAACGCCGGTGACGACAGCGCGTCGGTCTCGATCAACAATGAGCTTCCCGGGTTGGGCGTCGCGAGGCTTGCCGGCGAAAGCACCACGCCGGAGCCCGAGCCGTTCTGGCGGCGCAAGAGGACATGGGCGCCGCCGACGACCGACATTGCGCCGACGACCTCGTCGATCGGACTGCTCGCAGCATTGCGGCCGTTGATCGCGAGCTGGTTGTTCGTCATCGCC
The Kiritimatiellia bacterium DNA segment above includes these coding regions:
- a CDS encoding glycoside hydrolase family 55 protein; the protein is MLHRRRFLKGAAALSLLYQPRVKASAPAVPSDNPAARYGLDWVARLPWDRVVNLADMPGATDDERLNNAQRRAAELGGGVVFLPAGVYRFRDSIRLLDGVILRGAPPERNDARDGSYRLATRLEFPAYRFQPTGDGAPTDSAFKVIELANPENGAGCGLVHLHIEHARVHWREAEGHRSRPGRLVYGCILRHAAAADPEVPDRTIGQHGWQRFTARHAAAIEIEAAGDVLVANNRLPPSDAHFTMNGYRLRHKNETIEVDGVIFDYDNRPGIYVNHFSLGGAGAEGPDGTPQTHPHGFRRGLVIADNYIWLSGRMGVGFAGDGVMCRGNVIRFARDVWRPTTTGRQTTTGASTNDNRAVEMRGWRWRVEDNDYEVHRNWAYDRKYLINDGEGLMHEDHCNSTVLDSALIGNRGNTYISIYKTGGIDGLVVERNQVPNIMVVADRNKSRHPIRRVRIAENVTSGPIQVGGEPASEVVVERNRCTAKGGAKLMNQANAVLRDNEGFVEDRTPPTLRR